One segment of Kogia breviceps isolate mKogBre1 chromosome 14, mKogBre1 haplotype 1, whole genome shotgun sequence DNA contains the following:
- the TNNC2 gene encoding troponin C, skeletal muscle, whose product MTDQQAEARSYLSEEMIAEFKAAFDMFDADGGGDISVKELGTVMRMLGQTPTKEELDAIIEEVDEDGSGTIDFEEFLVMMVRQMKEDAKGKTEEELAECFRIFDRNADGYIDAEELAEIFRSSGENVTDEELESLMKDGDKNNDGRIDFDEFLKMMEGVQ is encoded by the exons ATG ACGGACCAGCAGGCTGAGGCCCGGTCCTACCTCAGCGAGGAGATGATCGCTG AGTTCAAGGCCGCCTTCGACATGTTTGATGCTGATGGTGGCGGGGACATCAGCGTCAAGGAGTTGGGCACGGTGATGAGGATGCTGGGCCAGACACCCACCAAAGAGGAGCTGGACGCCATCATCGAGGAGGTGGATGAGGACG GCAGCGGCACCATCGACTTCGAGGAGTTCTTGGTCATGATGGTGCGCCAGATGAAAGAGGACGCCAAGGGGAAGACTGAGGAGGAGCTGGCTGAGTGTTTCCGCATCTTTGACAG GAACGCAGACGGCTACATCGATGCTGAGGAACTGGCTGAGATTTTCCGGTCGTCCGGGGAGAACGTGACGGACGAGGAGCTCGAATCCCTGATGAAGGACGGGGACAAGAACAACGACGGCCGCATTGACTTCGACG AGTTCCTGAAGATGATGGAGGGCGTGCAGTAA
- the SNX21 gene encoding sorting nexin-21 isoform X2, producing MERRARDSRAAQGAGGAGGGAAAGRGRSGLGPAEPGGARLPSARHRWLHENPGERGAPECTSGRRRPTRARGRKRRRESRGTLHRQGRGLRGAPPYPNPGPAPPPPRAGLGSASLPSPGPNVASSPRGAMASRLLHRLRHALTGDGPGEAAAGPEAEQFPESSELEDDDAEGLSSRLSGTLSFTSAEDDEDQDDEDDEEADPDPLPDGDRAAGEDAGPSCAHAERSPPADGQQGSQLLTRQLQDFWKKSRNTLVPQRLLFEVTSANVVKDPPSNSTPSP from the exons ATGGAGCGAAGGGCCCGGGACTCCAGGGCGGCTCAGGGAGCAGGCGGGGCCGGAGGCGGGGCGGCGGCAGGAAGGGGCCGGAGCGGCCTGGGCCCGGCGGAACCCGGCGGAGCCCGGTTGCCCTCGGCCAGGCACCGGTGGCTGCACGAGAACCCCGGGGAGCGGGGCGCCCCAGAGTGCACCTCGGGGCGCAGGAGGCCGACCCGCGCTAGGGGGCGAAAGAGGCGCCGGGAGAGTCGCGGGACGCTCCACAGGCAAGGGCGGGGCCTCCGCGGCGCCCCTCCCTACCCCaatcccggccccgccccgccccctccccgcgcgGGGCTGGGGTCCGCCTCGCTCCCCAGCCCGGGACCCAACGTCGCGAGCTCCCCCCGGGGTGCCATGGCCTCGCGGCTCCTGCACCGGCTTCGGCACGCCCTGACCGGCGACGGCCCCGGGGAGGCGGCGGCCGGCCCCGAGGCCGAGCAGTTCCCGGAGAGCTCGGAACTGGAGGACGACGACGCCGAGGGCCTGTCGTCCCGCCTCAGCGGCACCCTGAGCTTCACCAGTGCCGAGGACGACGAGGACCAGGACGACGAGGACGACGAGGAGGCTGACCCCGACCCGCTGCCCGATGGGGACCGGGCGGCGGGAGAAGACGCAG GCCCATCCTGTGCTCATGCAGAACGGAGTCCCCCAGCTGATGGGCAGCAGGGCAGTCAGCTCCTGACACGGCAGTTGCAAGATTTCTGGAAGAAGTCCCGGAACACCCTGGTACCCCAGCGGCTGCTCTTTGAGGTGACCAGCGCCAACGTGGTCAAGGACCCGCCCTCCAA CTCTACACCCTCGCCGTGA
- the SNX21 gene encoding sorting nexin-21 isoform X1, with the protein MERRARDSRAAQGAGGAGGGAAAGRGRSGLGPAEPGGARLPSARHRWLHENPGERGAPECTSGRRRPTRARGRKRRRESRGTLHRQGRGLRGAPPYPNPGPAPPPPRAGLGSASLPSPGPNVASSPRGAMASRLLHRLRHALTGDGPGEAAAGPEAEQFPESSELEDDDAEGLSSRLSGTLSFTSAEDDEDQDDEDDEEADPDPLPDGDRAAGEDAGPSCAHAERSPPADGQQGSQLLTRQLQDFWKKSRNTLVPQRLLFEVTSANVVKDPPSKYVLYTLAVMGPGPPGRQPAQISRRYSDFERLHRNLQRQFRGPMAAISFPRKRLRRNFTAETIARRSRAFEQFLGHLQAVPELRQAPDLQDFFVLPELRRAQSLTCTGLYREALALWANAWQLQAQLGVPSGPDRPLLTLAGLAVCHQELEDPGEARACCEKALQLLGDKSPHPFLAPFLEAHVRLSWHLGLDKHQSEAQLQALQEAGLTPTPPPSLKELLIKEVLD; encoded by the exons ATGGAGCGAAGGGCCCGGGACTCCAGGGCGGCTCAGGGAGCAGGCGGGGCCGGAGGCGGGGCGGCGGCAGGAAGGGGCCGGAGCGGCCTGGGCCCGGCGGAACCCGGCGGAGCCCGGTTGCCCTCGGCCAGGCACCGGTGGCTGCACGAGAACCCCGGGGAGCGGGGCGCCCCAGAGTGCACCTCGGGGCGCAGGAGGCCGACCCGCGCTAGGGGGCGAAAGAGGCGCCGGGAGAGTCGCGGGACGCTCCACAGGCAAGGGCGGGGCCTCCGCGGCGCCCCTCCCTACCCCaatcccggccccgccccgccccctccccgcgcgGGGCTGGGGTCCGCCTCGCTCCCCAGCCCGGGACCCAACGTCGCGAGCTCCCCCCGGGGTGCCATGGCCTCGCGGCTCCTGCACCGGCTTCGGCACGCCCTGACCGGCGACGGCCCCGGGGAGGCGGCGGCCGGCCCCGAGGCCGAGCAGTTCCCGGAGAGCTCGGAACTGGAGGACGACGACGCCGAGGGCCTGTCGTCCCGCCTCAGCGGCACCCTGAGCTTCACCAGTGCCGAGGACGACGAGGACCAGGACGACGAGGACGACGAGGAGGCTGACCCCGACCCGCTGCCCGATGGGGACCGGGCGGCGGGAGAAGACGCAG GCCCATCCTGTGCTCATGCAGAACGGAGTCCCCCAGCTGATGGGCAGCAGGGCAGTCAGCTCCTGACACGGCAGTTGCAAGATTTCTGGAAGAAGTCCCGGAACACCCTGGTACCCCAGCGGCTGCTCTTTGAGGTGACCAGCGCCAACGTGGTCAAGGACCCGCCCTCCAAGTACGTG CTCTACACCCTCGCCGTGATGGGCCCGGGGCCACCGGGTCGCCAGCCAGCCCAGATCTCCCGCCGATACTCGGACTTTGAGCGGTTGCACCGAAACCTGCAGCGGCAGTTCCGGGGCCCCATGGCTGCCATCTCCTTCCCCCGCAAGCGCCTGCGCCGGAACTTTACCGCAGAGACCATCGCCCGCCGCAGCCGGGCGTTCGAGCAGTTTTTGGGCCACCTCCAGGCAGTCCCTGAGCTGCGCCAGGCCCCGGACCTGCAGGACTTCTTTGTGCTGCCCGAGCTGCGGCGGGCGCAGAGCCTCACCTGCACAGGCCTCTACCGCGAGGCCTTGGCGCTTTGGGCCAACGCGTGGCAGCTGCAGGCCCAGCTGGGTGTCCCCTCAGGGCCAGACCGCCCTCTGCTGACCCTGGCGGGGTTGGCTGTGTGCCACCAGGAGCTGGAGGACCCTGGGGAGGCCCGGGCATGCTGTGAGAAGGCCCTACAGCTGCTGGGGGACAAGAGCCCTCACCCTTTTCTGGCACCCTTTCTGGAGGCCCACGTGCGGCTCTCCTGGCACCTGGGCCTGGACAAACACCAATCAGAGGCCCAGCTCCAGGCCCTGCAAGAGGCAGGCCTGACGCCCACACCACCCCCCAGTCTCAAAGAACTGCTCATCAAGGAGGTGCTGGACTAA